A window of the Hordeum vulgare subsp. vulgare chromosome 5H, MorexV3_pseudomolecules_assembly, whole genome shotgun sequence genome harbors these coding sequences:
- the LOC123398720 gene encoding probable carboxylesterase 15, with product MAFSSPPHVVEDVPPFLQLLSDGTVIRFTDGYPLPIPSPPPGQPVVDWKDVVYDASHSLKLRIYRPAAASSSGNKLPVVVYFHGGGYTIGSFDMPNFHACCVRLAGELPAVVVSADYRLAPEHRFPAGLDDAANVVSWVRAQAAAVAAAEDSADPWLSETANFGQVFVAGDSAGGGVVHHTAVRLASGRIGPLDPVCVAGCAMLCPLFGGEARTASEAEFPPGPFLSLPAVDQAWRLVLPAGSTRDHPLANPFGPDSPVLDGVALPPMLVVTAEHDLLRDRAADYAARLKAIGKPMELVEFEGQHHGFFAVEPYGDAGSEVVRLVKRFVYGNGGASD from the coding sequence ATGGCGTTCTCCTCGCCGCCGCACGTCGTGGAGGACGTGCCCCCGTTCCTGCAGCTCCTCAGCGACGGCACGGTGATCCGCTTCACTGACGGCTaccccctccccatcccgtcgCCGCCGCCCGGCCAGCCCGTCGTAGACTGGAAGGACGTCGTGTACGACGCCAGCCACAGCCTCAAGCTCCGCATCTACAGGCCGGCGGCGGCGTCCTCCTCCGGGAACAAGCTCCCGGTGGTCGTCTACTTCCACGGCGGCGGGTACACCATCGGCAGCTTCGACATGCCGAACTTCCACGCGTGCTGCGTCCGCCTCGCGGGCGAGCTCCCGGCTGTGGTGGTCTCTGCAGACTACCGCCTCGCCCCCGAGCACCGCTTCCCCGCGGGCCTCGACGATGCGGCGAACGTCGTGTCCTGGGTGCGCGCCCAGGctgcagcggtggcggcggcagagGACAGTGCCGACCCCTGGCTCTCGGAGACCGCGAACTTCGGCCAGGTGTTCGTCGCCGGGGACTCGGCCGGCGGGGGCGTCGTCCACCACACGGCCGTCCGCCTCGCGTCAGGCCGGATCGGCCCCCTCGACCCCGTTTGCGTCGCCGGGTGCGCGATGCTCTGCCCGCTGTTCGGCGGGGAGGCAAGGACGGCGTCGGAGGCGGAGTTCCCGCCGGGCCCGTTCCTGTCCCTGCCGGCGGTCGACCAGGCCTGGCGTCTGGTGCTGCCGGCTGGGTCCACGAGGGACCACCCGCTGGCCAACCCGTTCGGCCCGGACAGCCCGGTGCTCGACGGCGTCGCGCTGCCGCCGATGCTCGTGGTGACCGCCGAGCACGACCTGCTGCGCGACCGCGCCGCGGACTATGCCGCGAGGCTCAAGGCGATAGGGAAGCCGATGGAACTAGTAGAGTTCGAGGGGCAGCACCACGGGTTCTTTGCCGTCGAGCCGTACGGCGACGCGGGCAGCGAGGTGGTGCGGCTCGTCAAACGGTTTGTCTACGGCAACGGCGGCGCCTCCGACTAA